The window TTAATTCATACCACAGTTAAAAAGAAGGCTGCCTTTTTACCCATGGCCGAATTAACAAAACTGGAGCAGTACCTGCGCCTGGCTCAGGATTTAGAGATTAACCTCGAGGGCATTTATGCGGTATCACACCTGCTTAACCAGTTACAGGATATGCAGGAAGAAATACGATCGCTTAAGAACGAAATTAACTATTACAAGCAACTTAACCAGTAACATTAATCAACCGTTTGTGCAAAAATTTGCATTAAAAGTGCGTACAAAAACACAATCTTTTTAAGATTAGTTTCTTAAATTGGCGGTCTAATTTTATAAAAATGAGCGATTTGTCTTCAAAATTCATCGAAAAAATAAAATCATCCTATGCCCCAGCGGGTTCGTACATTTATTTAGG is drawn from Pedobacter sp. HDW13 and contains these coding sequences:
- a CDS encoding chaperone modulator CbpM, producing the protein MENKLIPVEDICAYHHVEINFIQSLEDFGLIHTTVKKKAAFLPMAELTKLEQYLRLAQDLEINLEGIYAVSHLLNQLQDMQEEIRSLKNEINYYKQLNQ